A portion of the Natronococcus sp. AD-5 genome contains these proteins:
- a CDS encoding ArsR/SmtB family transcription factor, producing MVERPPNDPDLVAIFRAPTRRAPTVQFTEGPESVGKPTDSHDRPPATVSTHLQVLEDAGILDVAKDGRVHRRHVNTAPLRWPSAG from the coding sequence ATGGTTGAACGACCGCCGAACGATCCGGATCTCGTCGCGATCTTCCGGGCGCCGACCCGGCGAGCGCCCACTGTGCAGTTTACAGAGGGTCCCGAGAGCGTCGGCAAACCGACCGACTCCCACGACAGGCCGCCCGCAACGGTATCGACGCACCTCCAGGTGCTCGAGGACGCGGGCATCCTCGACGTCGCAAAGGACGGCCGCGTGCACCGGCGTCACGTAAATACCGCGCCGCTGAGGTGGCCTTCGGCTGGCTGA
- the hpt gene encoding hypoxanthine/guanine phosphoribosyltransferase, whose protein sequence is MERLLDSLDDAPVIDKDGYEYLVHPISNGVPMLDPALLREVVIEVMKTADLNVDKIVAPEAMGIHLATAVSLQTDVPLVVIRKRPYGLEGEVSLHQETGYSESEMYINDIEEGDRVVVIDDMLSTGGTLAAICESLSDIGAEITDIVVVMRKVGDSALDETEFEATSLIDITVEDGVVSVH, encoded by the coding sequence ATGGAGCGACTTCTCGACTCCCTCGACGACGCACCGGTCATCGACAAGGACGGCTACGAGTACCTCGTGCACCCGATCAGTAACGGCGTGCCGATGCTCGACCCCGCCCTCCTGCGAGAGGTCGTCATCGAGGTCATGAAGACCGCCGACCTGAACGTCGACAAGATCGTCGCGCCCGAGGCGATGGGGATCCACCTCGCGACCGCCGTCTCGCTCCAGACCGACGTTCCGTTGGTCGTGATCCGCAAACGCCCGTACGGCCTCGAGGGAGAGGTGTCGCTCCACCAGGAGACGGGCTACTCGGAATCGGAGATGTACATCAACGACATCGAGGAGGGAGACCGCGTGGTCGTCATCGACGACATGCTCTCGACCGGCGGGACGCTGGCGGCGATCTGCGAATCGCTCTCCGACATCGGCGCCGAGATCACCGATATCGTCGTCGTCATGCGGAAGGTCGGCGACTCCGCGCTCGACGAGACGGAGTTCGAGGCGACGAGCCTCATCGATATCACCGTCGAAGACGGCGTCGTGAGCGTCCACTAG
- a CDS encoding right-handed parallel beta-helix repeat-containing protein: MLGENTAQTRRTFLRTVGVAGLAGVAVPSGARTGRASYETITVPDDRSTIQAAVDDAEPGTLVLLEPGTYEESVEVATPELTIRGTDRNGVVMDGGFDRDHGFAVEADGVALENVTARHYRVNGFYWRTVDGFRGSYLTAYNNGDYGVYAYRSRDGRFEHSYASGHVSAGFYLGRNHPFEAVIENVVAEHNNLGYSGTSAGGDLTIRDSTWRYNRAGIVPNTLDDLDPPQESNRIVNNEVSENHNAEAPAKELTYPAFGTGILLWGGLDNLVEGNDVCDHENFGIAVEPNVVEPSGNVVRENDVGGSGVADLALGRPAGDGNRFAGNEFRSSLPPDVETDASDGDDRVTAVYEDQEERAEGDVAAGDWRDQPTPDDRPTMPDPEGPPRPAEKGASWET; the protein is encoded by the coding sequence ATGCTAGGAGAGAACACTGCTCAAACGAGACGAACGTTCCTCCGAACGGTCGGCGTCGCGGGACTCGCCGGCGTCGCCGTCCCGTCCGGAGCGCGGACCGGACGTGCGAGCTACGAGACGATCACCGTACCCGACGACCGTTCGACGATTCAGGCGGCCGTCGACGACGCCGAGCCCGGAACCCTCGTCCTCCTCGAGCCGGGCACGTACGAGGAGTCCGTCGAGGTCGCGACGCCGGAGCTCACGATCCGAGGAACGGACCGCAACGGGGTCGTCATGGACGGCGGGTTCGACCGGGATCACGGGTTCGCCGTCGAAGCGGACGGCGTCGCGCTGGAGAACGTGACCGCGCGACACTACCGGGTCAACGGCTTCTACTGGCGGACCGTCGACGGATTCCGGGGGAGCTACCTCACGGCGTACAACAACGGCGACTACGGCGTCTACGCCTACCGCTCGCGCGACGGCCGGTTCGAGCACAGCTACGCGTCGGGACACGTCAGCGCCGGGTTCTACCTCGGACGGAACCACCCGTTCGAGGCGGTGATCGAGAACGTCGTGGCCGAACACAACAACCTGGGGTACTCCGGGACGAGCGCGGGCGGCGACCTGACGATCCGGGACTCGACCTGGCGGTACAACAGGGCCGGAATCGTTCCGAACACGCTGGACGACCTCGACCCGCCACAGGAATCGAACCGTATCGTGAACAACGAGGTCTCCGAGAACCACAACGCCGAGGCGCCCGCGAAGGAGCTCACCTACCCGGCGTTCGGGACGGGAATCCTCCTCTGGGGCGGCTTGGACAACCTCGTCGAGGGCAACGACGTGTGCGACCACGAGAACTTCGGCATCGCCGTCGAACCGAACGTCGTCGAGCCGTCGGGAAACGTGGTGCGGGAGAACGACGTCGGCGGGTCCGGAGTCGCCGATCTGGCGCTCGGGCGTCCCGCGGGAGACGGCAACCGGTTCGCGGGCAACGAGTTCCGCTCGAGCCTTCCCCCAGACGTCGAGACCGATGCGAGCGACGGGGACGACCGAGTTACCGCGGTGTACGAAGACCAGGAGGAACGCGCCGAGGGCGACGTCGCGGCCGGCGACTGGCGCGACCAGCCGACGCCGGACGACCGACCGACGATGCCGGATCCGGAGGGGCCGCCCCGGCCCGCGGAGAAGGGAGCGTCGTGGGAGACGTAA
- a CDS encoding DUF5802 family protein: MFEEFSAGYYIGRLRVAAYDGEHAVMERTQHEAANEQVYDVGDGIGRSDQPLLVKVDERHFPVLGADDVPSGTLAVPDGVLEATRVDEPPTMRAVLVAKADRATQFLEWFTPYTVNEPDYA, translated from the coding sequence ATGTTCGAGGAGTTCTCGGCCGGCTACTACATCGGTCGACTCCGCGTCGCGGCGTACGACGGGGAACACGCGGTCATGGAGCGCACGCAGCACGAAGCGGCGAACGAGCAGGTGTACGACGTCGGCGACGGCATCGGACGATCGGATCAGCCGCTTCTCGTGAAGGTAGACGAACGTCACTTCCCCGTCCTCGGGGCCGACGACGTGCCGTCGGGGACGCTCGCCGTTCCCGACGGCGTCCTCGAGGCGACTCGAGTCGACGAGCCGCCGACGATGCGGGCGGTTCTGGTCGCGAAAGCGGACCGGGCGACTCAGTTCCTGGAGTGGTTCACGCCCTACACGGTAAACGAGCCCGACTACGCGTAG
- a CDS encoding MEDS domain-containing protein has product MSQQAEGGTGEEMLGLESGLDALRQSQDFRGPVESLDDHERANDHFALIYESREDQFAAVMPFIRQGLERGEQCLYIADENSRAEILAAMREYGIDADAALESGALMVHTKQDTYLRGGSFDPDEMIAFLADAVDDAIEEHEGLRVTGEMTWVFGDDPDVDDLMEYEGKLNRLFPGVNGIALCQYNRERFSPEIVRDVVRTHPHIIHDNVVSHNFYYTPPEEFFGPDQPANEVDRMLGTLRDRTEAKAKLEDHQQFLRKQNEVTADPNRSFEEKLQTLFELGCERFDLELGAMARVDAEDDWFEVEHVSDEHEHFEPGVELPLSETYCTAATEIKAAGSVSDPRAEGYDDITVYQQFGIRAYLGTYVAVEGGTDRTFFFVSSEPREDGFSEDERAFLQLMGQWVQYELRHRRREREQQTLYEIAADTDRTFDEKIQMLFDLGCDRFDLELGGIARIDPSTDLFEVESVSDEHEHLVQGVQVDLSETYCRVLTSEGQTAGITNPTDDGFEDALAYEEFGVNAYLGTRIGLEGDFDRTLFFVASDPRDVTFSEAERTFLHLMGQWVQYELEYQHRERALRETVDQLQQSNDRLKQFAYAASHDLQEPLRMVSSYLQLLESQYGDELDEEAAEYIDFAVDGAGRMRAMVDDLLAYSRVEQSVGEFEPVDCNAVLERVRNDLQVQIEESDAEIVTDSLPTVSGNCEQLEQLFTNLLSNAIKYSGDDAPRVEITVSRRSDRWEFAVADDGIGIEPEKTEKIFEVFKRLHHDDEYPGTGIGLSLCQEIVENHGGEIRVDSEPDEGSTFSFTLPQRRTQ; this is encoded by the coding sequence ATGAGTCAACAGGCCGAAGGCGGAACCGGCGAGGAGATGCTAGGCCTCGAAAGCGGACTCGACGCGCTCCGCCAGAGTCAGGATTTTCGCGGACCCGTCGAATCGCTCGACGACCACGAGCGCGCGAACGATCACTTCGCGCTGATCTACGAGAGCCGCGAGGACCAGTTCGCGGCCGTCATGCCCTTCATCCGCCAGGGTCTCGAGCGGGGCGAGCAGTGTCTGTACATCGCCGACGAGAACTCCAGGGCGGAGATTCTCGCGGCGATGCGCGAGTACGGCATCGACGCGGACGCCGCGCTCGAATCGGGCGCGCTGATGGTTCACACCAAGCAGGATACCTACCTCCGGGGCGGATCCTTCGATCCCGACGAGATGATCGCGTTCCTCGCCGACGCCGTCGACGATGCGATCGAAGAGCACGAGGGACTGCGAGTCACGGGCGAGATGACCTGGGTCTTCGGTGACGACCCCGACGTCGACGACCTCATGGAGTACGAGGGGAAGCTCAACCGCCTCTTTCCCGGCGTGAACGGGATCGCGCTCTGTCAGTACAACCGCGAGCGGTTTTCTCCGGAGATCGTCCGGGACGTCGTCCGGACCCACCCCCACATCATCCACGACAACGTCGTCTCTCACAACTTCTACTACACGCCGCCCGAGGAGTTCTTCGGCCCCGACCAGCCCGCCAACGAAGTCGATCGGATGCTCGGAACGCTGCGCGATCGCACCGAGGCGAAAGCGAAACTGGAGGATCACCAGCAGTTCCTGCGCAAGCAGAACGAAGTGACGGCCGATCCGAATCGCTCGTTCGAGGAGAAGCTCCAGACGCTGTTCGAGCTCGGGTGCGAGCGGTTCGATCTCGAACTCGGGGCGATGGCCCGCGTCGACGCCGAGGACGACTGGTTCGAGGTCGAGCACGTCAGCGACGAGCACGAGCACTTCGAGCCCGGCGTCGAACTGCCGCTCTCGGAGACCTACTGCACCGCCGCCACCGAAATCAAGGCTGCGGGGAGCGTCTCGGATCCTCGAGCGGAAGGATACGACGACATCACCGTCTACCAGCAGTTCGGCATCCGGGCGTATCTCGGCACCTACGTGGCGGTCGAGGGCGGCACCGATCGGACGTTCTTCTTCGTCTCGTCCGAACCGCGCGAGGACGGCTTCTCCGAGGACGAACGCGCGTTTCTCCAGCTGATGGGCCAGTGGGTCCAGTACGAGCTCAGGCACCGCCGGCGCGAACGAGAGCAACAGACGCTGTACGAGATCGCCGCCGATACGGACCGGACGTTCGACGAGAAAATCCAGATGCTGTTCGACCTCGGCTGTGACCGGTTCGACCTCGAACTGGGCGGTATCGCCCGAATCGATCCGTCGACCGATCTGTTCGAGGTCGAATCCGTCAGCGACGAGCACGAACACCTCGTGCAGGGGGTGCAGGTCGACCTCTCGGAGACGTACTGTCGCGTCCTCACGTCCGAAGGGCAGACGGCCGGCATCACGAACCCCACGGACGACGGCTTCGAAGACGCCCTCGCGTACGAGGAGTTCGGCGTAAACGCCTACCTCGGGACGCGCATCGGGCTCGAGGGCGATTTCGACAGGACGCTGTTCTTCGTCGCGTCCGACCCGCGGGACGTGACGTTCTCGGAGGCCGAACGCACCTTCCTCCACCTGATGGGGCAGTGGGTCCAGTACGAACTCGAGTACCAGCACCGCGAACGAGCGCTCAGGGAGACGGTCGACCAGTTACAGCAGTCGAACGACCGGCTGAAACAGTTCGCCTACGCCGCCTCCCACGACCTTCAGGAGCCGCTGCGGATGGTCTCGAGCTACCTGCAATTGCTCGAGAGCCAGTACGGCGACGAACTCGACGAGGAGGCGGCGGAGTACATCGACTTCGCGGTCGACGGCGCGGGCCGAATGCGAGCGATGGTCGACGACCTCCTCGCGTACTCGCGGGTCGAACAGTCCGTCGGCGAGTTCGAACCGGTCGACTGCAACGCGGTCCTCGAGCGGGTCAGGAACGATCTTCAGGTACAGATCGAGGAGAGCGACGCGGAGATCGTCACCGACTCCCTCCCGACGGTGAGCGGTAATTGCGAGCAACTCGAGCAACTGTTCACCAACCTGCTCTCGAACGCCATCAAGTACAGCGGCGACGACGCGCCCCGCGTCGAGATCACCGTCAGCCGGCGGTCCGACCGGTGGGAGTTCGCGGTCGCCGACGACGGAATCGGCATCGAACCGGAGAAGACCGAGAAAATATTCGAGGTCTTCAAGCGACTCCACCACGACGACGAGTATCCGGGGACGGGAATCGGACTCTCGTTGTGCCAGGAGATCGTCGAGAACCACGGCGGCGAGATCCGGGTCGACTCCGAACCCGACGAGGGCTCGACGTTCTCCTTTACCCTCCCACAGCGGAGGACACAGTGA
- a CDS encoding DoxX family protein produces MTARILTNVRKHVDEPRPRGSITNYTLWTVQGLLALLFLFTGGMKLVTPIEVMTAQMPVPLPGLFIRFIGVAEVLGAIGLVIPGLLHIRENLTPLAAAGLVVITIGATALTLVGGDIVLALIPLLVGLLSALVAYGRWRLQPFRG; encoded by the coding sequence GTGACGGCGCGTATCCTCACCAACGTGCGGAAGCACGTCGACGAACCACGACCGAGGGGCTCGATCACGAACTACACTCTGTGGACCGTGCAGGGGCTGCTCGCGCTCCTCTTTCTGTTCACGGGAGGGATGAAGTTGGTCACGCCGATCGAAGTGATGACGGCACAAATGCCGGTGCCGTTACCGGGCCTGTTCATCCGGTTCATCGGCGTCGCCGAAGTGCTCGGCGCGATCGGTCTGGTCATCCCCGGACTTCTGCACATTCGGGAGAACCTGACGCCGCTGGCTGCCGCCGGACTGGTCGTCATCACGATCGGAGCGACGGCACTCACGCTGGTGGGCGGTGATATCGTGCTGGCGCTGATTCCGCTACTCGTGGGACTCCTCTCGGCGCTCGTCGCCTACGGCCGCTGGCGACTCCAGCCGTTCCGTGGCTAA
- a CDS encoding DUF7501 family protein, with amino-acid sequence MSVNATNWSDPGTCPFCGSELSDPGAGFIDHIDENDACESHFETWRTNLADDLTGEWSG; translated from the coding sequence ATGTCCGTGAACGCGACGAACTGGTCCGATCCCGGTACCTGCCCCTTCTGCGGCAGCGAACTGTCCGACCCCGGCGCCGGCTTCATCGATCACATCGACGAGAACGACGCCTGCGAATCCCACTTCGAAACCTGGCGAACGAACCTCGCGGACGACCTCACCGGCGAGTGGAGCGGATAG
- a CDS encoding response regulator encodes MVTDDIDILLVEDNHGDVHLVERSFTARELPGTLHAVQTGDEALDWLYRRNDFADAPRPDLVLLDLNLPATSGHTVLEAIKTDPVLKQIPVTILTSSRAEDDLTEAYESYANACLIKPVDPDEFADRIQAFVDFWVSTATLPPASETE; translated from the coding sequence ATGGTGACGGACGACATCGACATCTTGCTGGTCGAGGACAATCACGGCGACGTTCATCTGGTGGAACGATCCTTCACCGCCCGAGAGCTCCCGGGGACGCTACACGCGGTCCAGACGGGTGACGAAGCGCTCGACTGGCTCTACCGGCGGAACGACTTCGCGGACGCGCCGCGCCCCGATCTCGTGTTGCTGGACCTGAATCTGCCGGCGACCAGCGGTCACACCGTGCTGGAGGCGATCAAAACCGATCCGGTCCTGAAGCAGATCCCGGTGACCATCCTGACGAGTTCGCGGGCCGAAGACGACCTGACCGAGGCCTACGAATCGTACGCCAACGCGTGTTTGATCAAGCCCGTCGATCCCGACGAGTTCGCGGATCGCATCCAGGCGTTCGTGGATTTTTGGGTCTCCACCGCGACGCTACCGCCGGCTTCGGAGACGGAGTGA
- a CDS encoding alpha/beta fold hydrolase, which produces MPMFGDGSDLEGLDADGPSNAQAIVFVHGAMFTRTMWLPQRRALADEFRVVASDLPGHGTYGDETFRMEPAIERLRDVIATATDGSAVLVGLSLGGYVATEYAYRRPEDVDGLVLTGSSANPVRGMNLLTRVNGGIARLLTKPDIGKRAVERLATRWVRNRDLPPDIERAIIDAGFYPKQFGDAGPVVAGQDFREKLSTYAGPTLILNGENDKIMRRGEREHAAAAQDARVEVLAGVGHICNLHRPRTYTSRVRHFVRQRVPRKR; this is translated from the coding sequence ATGCCAATGTTCGGAGACGGCAGCGACCTCGAGGGCCTCGACGCCGACGGCCCGTCGAACGCACAGGCGATCGTGTTCGTTCACGGTGCGATGTTCACGCGGACGATGTGGCTCCCCCAGCGGCGGGCGCTGGCCGACGAGTTTCGCGTCGTCGCATCCGATCTCCCCGGCCACGGAACGTACGGCGACGAAACGTTTCGGATGGAGCCGGCGATCGAGCGCCTTCGGGACGTAATCGCGACGGCGACCGACGGGAGCGCGGTCCTGGTCGGCCTCTCGCTCGGCGGTTACGTGGCGACGGAGTACGCGTACCGCCGCCCCGAGGACGTCGACGGGCTGGTGCTGACCGGCAGCAGCGCGAACCCCGTCCGGGGAATGAACCTGCTCACGCGGGTGAACGGCGGGATCGCCCGGCTCCTCACCAAACCCGATATCGGTAAACGCGCCGTCGAGCGGCTGGCGACGCGGTGGGTTCGCAACCGGGATCTGCCGCCGGACATCGAGCGGGCGATCATCGACGCCGGATTCTATCCCAAACAGTTCGGAGACGCGGGACCGGTCGTCGCCGGGCAGGATTTCCGCGAGAAGCTGTCGACGTACGCCGGACCGACGTTGATCCTCAACGGCGAGAACGACAAGATCATGCGACGCGGCGAGCGGGAGCACGCGGCAGCCGCGCAGGACGCTCGCGTGGAGGTGCTCGCGGGCGTCGGCCACATCTGTAACCTCCACCGACCGCGGACCTACACGTCCCGGGTCCGGCACTTCGTGCGCCAGCGCGTCCCGCGGAAGCGGTGA
- a CDS encoding DMT family transporter, producing the protein MIARRTLALFALSSVFFGGTFVAAKAGLEYFPPLLFVAFRFDIAAVITAAYAAIRFSRTDLTPRTAGDVVGILATGGLVIGLANSLLFVGQQYATSAVGAIVFSLNPILTPVFAAVFLSNERLSPRGAVGMVLGLLGVALVVSPDPSMLVGGDALGRAILFAGAASAALGAVLIRRVDATLSSTVRIAWGLPLAAALSHAFALASGESTAAIAWSSEAILALGYVSVFAGVLAYLAYFALLDETGAIRANLVFYVVPVVSTLGGWALLDERVAPLAIVGFLTIFAGFAILGSESIDVRSRLPSAAALLEDVRSDRDARCAEDRSSVADESKGYRSD; encoded by the coding sequence GTGATCGCCCGTCGAACGCTCGCCCTGTTCGCGCTCTCGAGTGTCTTCTTCGGCGGCACGTTCGTCGCCGCGAAGGCCGGCCTCGAGTACTTCCCGCCGCTGCTGTTCGTCGCCTTCCGGTTCGACATCGCGGCCGTCATCACGGCCGCGTACGCGGCGATCCGCTTCTCGCGGACGGACCTGACGCCGCGGACCGCCGGCGACGTCGTCGGGATCCTCGCGACCGGCGGACTCGTGATCGGCCTGGCGAACTCGCTGCTGTTCGTCGGCCAGCAGTACGCGACCAGCGCCGTCGGAGCGATCGTCTTCAGTCTCAACCCCATCCTGACGCCGGTTTTCGCGGCCGTGTTCCTCTCGAACGAGCGGCTCTCCCCCCGCGGCGCGGTCGGGATGGTGCTCGGCCTGCTCGGCGTCGCGCTCGTGGTCAGTCCCGATCCGTCGATGCTCGTCGGCGGTGACGCGCTCGGTCGCGCGATCCTCTTCGCCGGCGCGGCGAGCGCCGCGCTCGGAGCGGTCCTCATCCGACGGGTCGACGCGACGCTCTCGAGCACCGTCCGGATCGCGTGGGGACTCCCCCTCGCCGCGGCGCTCTCGCACGCCTTCGCGCTGGCGAGCGGCGAGTCGACGGCGGCGATCGCGTGGAGCTCCGAAGCGATCCTGGCGCTCGGATACGTCAGCGTCTTCGCCGGCGTCCTCGCGTACCTCGCGTACTTCGCCCTCCTCGACGAGACCGGCGCGATCCGGGCGAACCTGGTCTTCTACGTCGTCCCGGTCGTCTCGACGCTCGGGGGGTGGGCGCTTCTCGACGAACGAGTCGCGCCGCTGGCGATCGTCGGCTTCCTGACGATCTTCGCGGGCTTTGCGATCCTCGGCAGCGAGTCGATCGACGTCCGGTCCCGGCTTCCGTCCGCGGCCGCCCTCCTCGAGGACGTCCGGTCGGACCGCGACGCTCGCTGCGCCGAGGACCGCTCGTCGGTGGCGGACGAGTCGAAGGGGTACCGTTCGGATTGA
- a CDS encoding Vms1/Ankzf1 family peptidyl-tRNA hydrolase yields MPLSNYELHERLDRLSAAAADRDVLVTLAVPPDESIGEARQPVETDYAEATQLDERSFPQPLVDALEAVRSRLNEYDEVPENGLVVYAGAADGDLLTTVFDDLPVAIDESVYEHGNEFDLSPLEDVTEPSSTYGLLVVERGGAALGRLDDEGVETIDSFDSDVPGKSSAGGQSAERFERDRERRKREFFDEVAERAAYAFLEEEGEVDGLLLGGTTGTLERFRAEAELDHRLEDRIEGEFAVEYASEQGLEQLAEKGQEAIDERDRRDAREALDTFLDEVGSGEIAYGRDEVDEALAYDAVETLLLSTSLDAPQLQSLGERTEEQGGDAVVVPDDFPDGNRFADAFDGIGAILRFPIE; encoded by the coding sequence ATGCCACTCTCAAACTACGAACTCCACGAGCGACTCGATCGTCTCTCCGCGGCCGCCGCGGACCGGGACGTCCTCGTCACGCTCGCCGTTCCGCCGGACGAATCGATCGGCGAGGCGCGCCAGCCCGTCGAGACCGACTACGCCGAGGCGACGCAACTCGACGAACGGTCGTTCCCCCAGCCGCTCGTCGACGCCCTCGAGGCCGTCCGGAGTCGCCTGAACGAGTACGACGAGGTTCCGGAGAACGGACTCGTCGTCTACGCCGGCGCCGCCGACGGCGACCTGCTCACGACGGTGTTCGACGACCTCCCCGTGGCGATCGACGAGTCGGTGTACGAGCACGGCAACGAGTTCGACCTCTCCCCGCTCGAGGACGTCACCGAACCGTCCTCGACGTACGGACTGCTCGTCGTCGAACGCGGCGGCGCGGCGCTGGGACGGCTCGACGACGAGGGCGTCGAAACGATCGACTCCTTCGACAGCGACGTCCCGGGGAAATCCAGCGCCGGTGGCCAGTCGGCCGAGCGCTTCGAACGCGACCGCGAGCGCCGGAAGCGCGAGTTCTTCGACGAGGTCGCCGAGCGGGCCGCGTACGCGTTTCTCGAGGAGGAAGGGGAGGTCGACGGACTGCTCCTCGGGGGAACGACGGGAACGCTCGAGCGGTTCCGAGCGGAGGCCGAGCTCGACCACCGACTCGAGGACAGGATCGAGGGCGAGTTCGCCGTCGAGTACGCCAGCGAGCAGGGGCTCGAGCAACTCGCCGAGAAGGGGCAGGAAGCGATCGACGAACGCGACCGGCGGGACGCCCGCGAGGCGCTCGACACCTTTCTCGACGAGGTCGGCTCCGGCGAGATCGCGTACGGCCGCGACGAGGTCGACGAGGCGCTCGCGTACGACGCGGTCGAGACGCTGTTGCTTTCGACGTCGCTCGACGCGCCGCAACTCCAGTCCCTGGGCGAGCGAACGGAAGAGCAGGGCGGCGACGCGGTCGTCGTTCCCGACGACTTCCCGGACGGAAACCGATTCGCGGACGCGTTCGACGGGATCGGCGCCATCCTGCGGTTCCCGATCGAGTGA
- a CDS encoding helix-turn-helix transcriptional regulator, with amino-acid sequence MKPALEEIEFLALSANRVEVLRLLAEGRRSRGELADATGASQATLGRILSDFEDRSWIRRDGDAYAATATGRLVAAGFTDLREILETEMRLREVIDYLPTHAMDVDLRRLADATITVPSQMRPNAPLSRLLDLLREGDEIRTFSHAFNEQTLAVVRERTATGDQRFRGVFSRNAIDALADEPELARRLRTLLETDGVEIRVRDEGVPLAVMIVDDVVYLLLRDENGVLQASIDTDDPAVRSWAQDTADHYWRTARPLEPDAFPS; translated from the coding sequence ATGAAACCGGCGCTCGAGGAGATCGAGTTTCTCGCGCTCTCCGCGAATCGCGTCGAGGTGCTCCGCCTCCTCGCCGAGGGGCGACGCAGCCGCGGCGAACTGGCCGACGCGACCGGCGCCTCGCAGGCGACGCTCGGCCGGATCCTGAGCGACTTCGAGGACCGTTCGTGGATCAGACGCGACGGGGACGCCTACGCGGCGACGGCGACGGGACGGCTCGTCGCCGCGGGATTCACCGATCTCCGAGAGATTCTCGAGACGGAGATGCGGCTCCGGGAGGTCATCGACTACCTGCCAACGCACGCGATGGACGTCGACCTCCGACGGCTGGCCGACGCGACGATCACCGTCCCCTCCCAGATGCGGCCGAACGCGCCGCTCTCGCGCCTGCTCGACTTGCTTCGGGAGGGAGACGAGATTCGGACGTTCTCGCACGCGTTCAACGAACAGACGCTCGCGGTCGTCCGGGAGCGGACGGCGACGGGCGACCAGCGGTTTAGGGGCGTTTTCTCGCGGAACGCCATCGACGCACTCGCCGACGAGCCGGAACTCGCCCGCCGGCTCCGGACGCTTCTCGAGACCGACGGCGTCGAGATCAGGGTCCGCGACGAGGGCGTGCCGCTGGCGGTGATGATCGTCGACGACGTCGTCTACCTGCTCCTGCGCGACGAGAACGGCGTGCTCCAGGCCTCGATCGACACCGACGATCCGGCCGTGCGCTCGTGGGCCCAGGACACCGCCGATCACTACTGGCGAACGGCGCGGCCGCTCGAGCCGGACGCGTTTCCCTCGTAA
- a CDS encoding phosphopantetheine adenylyltransferase, which yields MRAAVAGTFGPIHDGHRVLLSHALRFGEAGVIVGLTSDELAVETRSVPRPIPPYEERKESLESVVDAIDEWDRAATIRELDDPQGIISDDPAIDALVTSPETVDELEAVNETRRNRGLDPLTGIVAPYVLAEDGERISSTRIVRGEIDEHGAMLE from the coding sequence ATGCGCGCTGCAGTCGCCGGTACGTTCGGACCGATCCACGACGGACATCGGGTGCTGTTGTCGCACGCCCTCCGGTTCGGCGAGGCGGGCGTGATCGTCGGGTTGACGAGCGACGAGCTCGCCGTCGAGACGCGCTCCGTCCCGCGGCCGATCCCGCCGTACGAGGAGCGAAAGGAATCCCTCGAGTCGGTCGTAGACGCCATCGACGAGTGGGATCGCGCCGCCACGATCCGCGAACTCGACGATCCGCAGGGGATCATCTCCGACGACCCCGCGATCGACGCACTGGTCACCTCGCCCGAAACCGTCGACGAACTCGAGGCGGTCAACGAAACCCGGAGAAACCGAGGACTCGATCCGCTGACCGGGATCGTCGCTCCGTACGTACTCGCCGAAGACGGCGAGCGCATCTCCTCGACGCGGATCGTTCGCGGAGAGATCGACGAACACGGCGCGATGCTCGAGTAG